The Cynocephalus volans isolate mCynVol1 chromosome 12, mCynVol1.pri, whole genome shotgun sequence sequence GGACTTGTTCTTAACCTTGGGGACCTGAAAGCAAGTATGTTGGGAAGAGAGACTGAGATGCATTCCTCTAGAGGCAACTTTTATACCTGCTTCCTGGTCTAAGAGGAGTGAGATGGACAGGAATGAGCCTTTGTTTCAGGTGAAGATAAGGCAAGTGTGGACTGCATAGTAGGGTCCCATTGGGTGCTTGGTTAACTAGATTTAGGCTAAAGCATGTGGTTAAGTCTTATGGACAGGTGGGAAAGTGAGTGCCAGGTACGCTGGAGGTGCTTTATAAACATGGATTGATGTTAGAAATATTGCTAGGCCTCCAACCAGTACTTGATGGTTTCATTTTGCAACCCATACAGAGAAAGCAGGAATCACCACTGAAGCTGATAGGGTCTGGGACAAGGTGTctagaaaaataattccatttcttaTGTTTTGGGGCATGGGAACTGAAGAGAAAGAGTGTATTCTTTGTGCCTTAGGAATCTCATGTCCTTTTAGTTTGGCCTGGACGTGGTCATGATATGTGTTTGCTTTATAGGAAGAATTTATAAGAAACTAGTGTCCATGATGAATAATTTAATATTGATTTGTTATTCATACATTTCTTtctaattgtgttttttttttttttttttttcttacattgcaAAAGAAGCTTGGGACTACTGTAGGTTCTGGCTATAAAATCCAAACTATCTATTACTGGGGACAGTAAACTTCACCAATGACTTGACAAAATGGCTTGTTGGTTATAGTTAAAACAATCTAGGAATTggtaaagatattttaatttgttcttgtgaaagatttatttcttaagaTAAGTTCAATATACCTAAAGAATTAAAGTACAAATACTTACACAGCAAATGTACTTATacaccaaaaatttaaaacacttagaAGACTTTATAACTTCCTGTGGGTTCAATAAATagacttgaaaatattttgttttatactcacacattttattacaaatttatttcatacccaatagaaaaggaaatttagaatcTATTTACAAGttctatatatttacatatattatatacaattaatgaatttaaagaaaacaggCAGAGAAACACAATATATATGGAAGAATATGCCACTGTACATGGTTTATTATCATGGTCCTTAATGTTATTGAATCTTTACTATAGTAATAAATACAGTTCTATATTTACACATCTTATAAAACCTctcataaatgtattttttcaattCCAAGTTAAAACATCTGATCAAAATAAACatgcttatataaaaataaatcttcctAACAGCCTTTTGGTGTGGATGTATTGAAGCTATTAGGATAATAGAAGTTAAGAATTAATTGTTTGACTTTTAATATTTAGCAATTTGCCTCTTAAAATACCTAACACGTGTTTTAATATGGAGTAAGAATAGAAGTAATGTTCCTGACATCAAATAGGTTGATCCAGAGAAAATACAGCTAAAACCAAGGTAAATAAACAGGGTAGTATGTTACCAAGTCTCTGCTAAGTCCAAAATGGTGTCAGACATCATTGCTAGAGCTACTAGAGCACATGTGTGAGAAGTTATATTAGTGAACTTAATTTATGTTGTGTCTGCATTTGATCATTATCTTAAGATGCACATTGGTTTGAATCAACTGATAAAATCTCTTGCAAAAAATGTGCACTCACCCTGAAAAAAATCCCAGcttgcttaatattttttttaagtatgtccATTGCTGGCAATGGACTTTCCTTCTGAGCTTTGGACACCAAGGAGTGAAAATGAATTAGACAAGACAAACTTCACCTGTACATGATTGCCTTAATAGGAATTTAGGAATTTCAGttaattttcctttcaaaatatttgtagGCAGTTTTAGTGCATTGAGGGTGGAACCATCTAGTGCTGATACATAAAACCCAGTTTCTCTAAAAATGGTCTGAATACAAGTGAGTTAATAATGTCAGATTATCCATCCAAAGAATTGGTGACTTGGTAGGATCCTTTCTGAGGAAAGACAAAGGAGGACTAAAACATCTCCATGTGTTCATTAAAATGAAATCCTATGGATAACAACCTGTAGTTAGTAATGTAGGCCATTTAAAATCCTTATTTTCCTAATACCTCCAGTCATCTTTGGAGACTTTGGGTTTAAATAAACCCATTTGGTAAGCAAGTGCGTCCCCTGTCCCCCGCCACAAAGATTATGTTGGTAAGTTTAAAGACAGGCAATTAAAATCATGGAGAATCTTTTTTGAAGAAcatttcaatctgcttttttgaTCTGGGTTCAACTAAATAGTGTGCCTGATCTACCCCTTAGCTGAACAAATTATACAAGCAGCATTTAGACATAGTTCACTCTCAAGTATCAatagattttctgttttttcacaccgagagggtttttttttttcttttttttcagtttttaaaccaAGTTTCAACTCAGCTATTCTTAGCTACTGCTCTGATGAACTCAGTCTCACATTTTTAGGTTTTCAACttctgaaaactttttctttcctatattAATCACAGACATGGGACAAATGCCACAGATGAAAGATGACAGCTTTCAGTCATTTGATATGCTGGTGATGATACAGAATTGGAAGGTAGGTCATAGGCTATGCTGGCGCTGGTGAAGGTTACCAAAGCTTGAGTTGAGTCACAGGACTGTTTCTCAACATCATCAGAGTTAATAGACATCAGGCTTTGGTGTTTTGATCTTGTCCAGATGTGGGTTTGCTTTCCCAGGCTCCCCAGATCCTCCTTAAAATGGGGATTGAAGAGGATGTAGAGAAGGGGATTGAGACATGCAGGAAGTGGGACAATTACCAGGAGGATAAACTTAATTACTTCAGGACTGATAAATGTTAGGTTTAGTAAAGAGGAGAAGGACAAGAAAGCCACAGGGCAGTAAAGGATACAGTTGGTGAAGAGCAACAGGGCAATGTGCTTCACCATGGAACAGTCCCAAATATTCTCCAGCTCTCCCTTTTCCAAATTGCAGTAGAGCTTGGTGTAAGCAATGGTCATCACAAGGAAGCAAAGGGAGTTGAGCAAGACAAGAGCAACCATGTAGCCCGTGGTGCTGGGCTCCCCAAAGGGCAGGGGCAGGCACAGTGGGGAGGCACCATACTCACTGCCGCCCAGCAGGGGAACTGTGGCAATAGTCAGGGCCAGCAGGGCGCAGAGCAAAATGATTGCTTTCAGGCCGGAAAAAGTTTTTGTTTCAAATCTTGCAGAACATTTCACAGAGAACCCACGCTCCAGGGCTGCCAGAGTAAGCAGGAAAACACATGACTCCgaagcaaaaatggacaaaaaaccGATGACTTGGCAACCGACCCCATTCTCCCACCATGCACCATGTTGTGCAAAGCTGCCAAAAGTAAATGCATCCACACCAGCCAGCACAGCACTGGAGATCCCCATGAGCATGTTCACTACTGCGATGATCCCAATTACCAGTTTTATGGGGAACATGTACAGAGGGGGTCTGAACACTGTTGAAGTCACTAAGGCATTACAAGTAAGTGCCAGAACTGCTATGGTCCACACTCCGATTCTGATCAGCCAACTACCGAACAGGTGCTCGCAGGGCTTGAATGGGCCTAGAAGttcaaggaagagaaagactGTGTATCAAATTAAAGTTTACAACTTTTGCCAAATTACCCTTTTGTTTCTCTAATTGGGATACCAAGAGATAGAGCCCAATAACAGCCACAGTAACACATAGAGACCATGTGGCCTGCTCCACTTTCTCAATCCACAGTGGTTGTCACCTGGGATCTTCCTCAGCACTGGCTGGGTGAGCATGCCAGGTGCTCCCAAGATGCAGCTGTGTTGGGGCCAGGTAAAAAGCCAGATTTCCTGGActgtttattacattttttcagACTGCTTCAATAAGGTTCCATAGACAGAGAAGGAGAATTCTAGGAAATACTCCATAATATTAGAAAAGGAAACATGGGTAGAACGAACGTGCATTTCATGAAAATCTCATCTTAGTTTTAGATTGACATTTGATGTTAGGGAGCAAGGAACAATGTAATTGCTCAAGATAAAATATCAGCCCTTCCTAGCTGTCTTTTTTCAACTGGCCCATCTGTTTCTGGGAATGGGACAAACAAGTAAATTcaatattgtttgtttgtttcttttttaaaacttatctgCACaaatgattatttgtttttgccaAGTGGTTATTTATAGAGAAGACTTAAAATAAATCACTTTCAAAAAATCAGTGGCTACATAAATGCAAGACTATAGCACACTATTTCAGGCTGAATTGctaatatcattaaaaaattataaatgcctCTAACAACATGCTTGATTCTTTAGTTTCCATTAACTTGAATCAAAAGACCCCCACAAAAATCCTATTTGCGAATGGAGCACAATTCCCGGGaatgaatatttgtattttacagGTCTTCATGGGGAGGGGTACTGAGGAGCTGCAAAGGTAGCACAGATTTAGTTTTGAAGTGTACCCACTATGTGATTGATGGCTTCAGAGTCAATGGTAGATACTGCTGCTGAGGCAGTTTTGATGCTTTCTCACCTGGGGAAGGTGAACACTGCACTGAATGAAGGGCTTTCAGGTCTTCCTCAAAGTCAAGCAGGAAATCTTCAAGGTCACGCTCATCTGCAGAAATGAGAAGCCCTGGAAtgattagttctgtttctcttttcaagGGATCAAATCCCAGAGAGAAGAGTCCTGGGTTGTTCTCAAGACATGAAATGTAACAGAAGGAACTGAAAGCAAAATATCCTGCTTTTCCCTGGGCTCTGGCTTTCTTGAAAGTTTATTATAAAGTTGCCTTTGGATGTTCGGCTCAAGCTACTATGACATACTTTTCCAGCACAAGTAGGAGTAAGAGACAATGACCCCAGACCTCAGGCTGTAACATCTAAGCTCATTTATTCTGTGCTTGTTTCCTGGAGCTCTCCAGGTCCCCAAATTACAGACCTAAATTAGAGAGAGGCTGTGGGCCTCTCCATTCAGTGCAGAAACCATTTTACCCAGTTTTCTAACACCATAATAGCTATAGTGCAAATGTTCTAGGCTGTGTTCTTTGAGCACTAGAGAGCGAATCAGGTACAGTAGGCTTCAGTCTCCCCTAGGGAATTCTACATAACAGAGGACAAATCAAATAACTACTTGGTGCTTGGTTTAGCTGTCCATGAAATAGTTTTGTGATCTAACAAATTTTCCCAAAGCTGAGGCTTTAATTGGTCTTATGTGGAACTTGGGtatcagtgttttttaaaagctaatgTGTGGTTCTAATATGTGGCCTAGGATTGAGAATCACTGCCCTTGGAAATAAACTCTGTGAAGGACCTATGTCTCTTGTTCATTGTATACAGACGGTCCCCGATTTATGATGGTTCAATTtaactatttttcaaatttaccaTTGTGTGAAAGTGATACACATTTATtaagtagaaaccatactttgaattttgaattttgatcttttcctagACTAGTGATATGCTGTACGATGCTCTCTTGCAGGGTGCTGGGCGGCAGCAGTGAGCACAGCTCCCAGGCAGCCATACTATCACCAGGGTAAACAACTGATTCTCTACAGTGTACTATGTTgccagatgattttgcccaactgttggctaatgtaagtgttctgagcatggtTAAGGTAGGCTGAGCTAAGCTATGACATTCGGtagattaggtgtattaaatggATTTTTGACTTACGGTATTTTCAACTGATGATGGgcttattgggatgtaaccccattgaAGTTGAGGAACATCTGTACTTTCAGggcctagaacagtacctggcacacagtaggctttctgattgggttttttttgtttgtttgtttttgaatgaataaatatagtaGAAATTAGAGTGGGCCAGGCAGGAAGAGCAAAAACTAAAGCAAGAACAAAAGCAAGACACATGCCCAGtcataaaacaaaaaagccaagGGCCAAGATATCAGCTCCTTAAACTGATATGCATGCAGGAAGAAATGTTAGGGTAATCTGCAGACAGACTGAATCACACTTGCTTTGGAATCAACAAATCATTAAGGCCCAAAGGATGAGAAGCCCGTCTGTTTAGACTCTGTGCAAACTCGCAAGGTTGGCAGGGAAAGGAGGGGGAGCTGCCCAGAGTGCCTCCTCATCACCACAGGTGTGGTTTGAGATGCATTGCTGTCTGTTTAAGTAACGTCTTACTTCAAGGAAAGCCAAGTGCTTTacagacattatctcatttcacCTTCCTGACAGATACTCCTGTGGGGGGTAGGAGGGGAGAATGATTTAGAATTAGTTGGATAAAAAGTTGGATTCTTAAGCCCTTCTGCTGAAATATGGAGGAATCTAAATTGCCTATATCCTCCACTCCCCTCAGGCCATAAGaataaaaatggattttgttTTCTGGAGAAAAATGTTCAGAAGCATGTCTGAAAAAAGTATCCACAGGGATAAGaccctttaaaaagtttatggaaataatGATATCAGTAATCACTCCTGAGGACAATATATGCTAAGGGAATctaattctaaatataaatattaagaatGCACTTACAGAACAGATGAAATTTTAGAATGAATCCCGAGGGAACTTCCTATTTCTCAGGGAGGTTTTAAAAAGTGGGATCGATTCTCGGCTTTCTAGGGTGATTACATAGGGACTTGTCTAGAGTTCAGATGATCTGTTTGATGATTTTTCAAGATGCTTCCAGTCATAATTTCATCACCATGTCTTACCTTGAACTTGAAACATTCCAGCATCCTTCCTATGAGGGTCGTCCATACTGCTGTTGTCACCTTTATTCCATTGATTAGAAATTTTATAGATGTTCTCACACACTCCAAATGCACAGCACTGGTAAGCATAAGGCATTTCTATAACCCTTTAAAGggacaaaagcaaaacaaaaaaaaaccccacacactTAAAGGTCATCTAATATAGTGTTCATCTGCTTTCACCCAATCATTCTACCtctaaataaataatccaaaatgTAAGTTATGAGCATAAAGATGTCCACTACAGTGCTACTTACAACAACAATGGAGAATTTGTTACTTATTACAAATTATCACTATGAAATGTGATAATTGCTGAAGTTGAGTAATGCAACTTCCATCACTCAAATGATGgaaaatttctataataaaaaggcTAAAAAATGACTGCTAGCAACATCGAAAAGTGCTTATGATATAATGTTAAGTGACTAAAACTGATATAAATTTGTATGTACACTTTGATTCTAACAACTAAAAATACACTGGAAACAAAGTCTGGAAAGAAGTAACTTAAAAGGTTGTTTAGGGggcattttttagaatttttttcctcttttctattttccaaactcTCTTTTGGGGTTATATTACTTTCTTGGTAATTAAAAGTATGTAAAAAGCACtgtggttaaagaaaaaaaaaaaaaaatatatacatatatataaaatctttaaagGTATTTCTTTACGGTACtaagcataacaaattttaagAACATTACCTCCtcaaacaaatattaatttagtaCATTTTACTAGAAC is a genomic window containing:
- the LGR5 gene encoding leucine-rich repeat-containing G-protein coupled receptor 5 isoform X3 — translated: MDTSRVGVLLSLPVLLQLAAAGGSPRPGALPRGCPTHCQCEPDGRMLLRVDCSDLGLAELPSNLSVFTSYLDLSMNNISQLPPSPLHSLRFLEELRLAGNALTYIPKGAFAGLHSLKVLMLQNNQLRQVPSEALQNLGSLQSLHLHNNRILSLGKKCFDGLHSLETLDLNYNNLDEFPTAIKTLSNLKELGFHSNNIRSIPEKAFVGNPSLITIHFYDNPIQFVGRSAFQHLPELRTLTLNGASQITEFPDLTGTGSLESLTLTGAQISSLPQSVCDQLPNLQVLDLSYNLLEDVPSFSVCQKLQKIDLRHNEIYEIKADAFQHLLSLRSLNLAWNKIAIIHPNAFSTLPSLIKLDLSSNLLSSFPVTGLHGLTHLKLTGNRALQSLISSENFPELKVIEMPYAYQCCAFGVCENIYKISNQWNKGDNSSMDDPHRKDAGMFQVQDERDLEDFLLDFEEDLKALHSVQCSPSPGPFKPCEHLFGSWLIRIGVWTIAVLALTCNALVTSTVFRPPLYMFPIKLVIGIIAVVNMLMGISSAVLAGVDAFTFGSFAQHGAWWENGVGCQVIGFLSIFASESCVFLLTLAALERGFSVKCSARFETKTFSGLKAIILLCALLALTIATVPLLGGSEYGASPLCLPLPFGEPSTTGYMVALVLLNSLCFLVMTIAYTKLYCNLEKGELENIWDCSMVKHIALLLFTNCILYCPVAFLSFSSLLNLTFISPEVIKFILLVIVPLPACLNPLLYILFNPHFKEDLGSLGKQTHIWTRSKHQSLMSINSDDVEKQSCDSTQALVTFTSASIAYDLPSNSVSSPAYQMTESCHLSSVAFVPCL